A section of the Roseivirga sp. BDSF3-8 genome encodes:
- a CDS encoding phosphoribosylanthranilate isomerase — protein MALKTFVKISGVTNLSDARYCAGMMVNMIGFDLDPDSKQFTAPEKFAEITEWLSGVELVGEFNQMDVDSIRETGEAYRLDAIQTSSVEVAPHLVKATTLPVIFKLDVSQMEDPAEMRPIIEKIGNAVAFTLIESEGEEKGEAWMKASLDVSEHFPVVLGIGVTASNVSDLTNSNLKGISLRGGEEIKPGLKDFDELADILEALEVDDLED, from the coding sequence ATGGCATTAAAAACGTTCGTTAAAATCAGTGGAGTAACTAATCTAAGTGATGCCCGCTACTGTGCCGGCATGATGGTGAACATGATTGGTTTCGATTTAGACCCTGATAGTAAGCAATTCACAGCTCCTGAAAAATTTGCAGAGATCACCGAGTGGCTCTCAGGGGTGGAACTGGTAGGTGAATTTAACCAAATGGATGTGGACAGCATCAGGGAAACGGGTGAGGCTTATCGGTTGGACGCCATACAGACGTCATCTGTAGAAGTGGCTCCACACCTGGTAAAAGCTACCACACTGCCTGTGATCTTTAAGCTGGATGTATCTCAAATGGAAGATCCTGCGGAGATGCGACCGATAATTGAGAAAATAGGGAATGCCGTGGCTTTTACCCTGATAGAATCAGAAGGTGAGGAAAAGGGTGAGGCCTGGATGAAGGCGTCACTGGATGTGTCAGAGCATTTTCCTGTGGTGTTGGGTATAGGGGTAACAGCATCAAATGTATCAGACCTGACCAATAGCAACCTGAAGGGTATCTCATTACGCGGCGGGGAGGAGATCAAGCCGGGGCTAAAGGATTTTGACGAATTAGCGGATATCCTGGAGGCACTTGAGGTAGATGACCTGGAGGATTAA
- a CDS encoding thioredoxin family protein — MAVEVVTDENFSTALNDNEKVVVKYFADWCGSCRLFAPKFRRLSEDDRFKGVTFLDINAEKNPESRKKGEVSNLPTFAVFKNGELVESVSTSKEDAVVELIEKL, encoded by the coding sequence ATGGCTGTTGAAGTAGTAACAGACGAAAATTTTAGCACTGCATTAAATGATAATGAAAAAGTGGTGGTTAAGTACTTCGCCGACTGGTGCGGTAGCTGCCGTCTTTTTGCCCCTAAGTTTCGTCGTTTATCAGAAGATGATCGCTTCAAAGGCGTTACCTTCCTGGACATAAATGCCGAAAAGAACCCCGAAAGCCGGAAAAAAGGAGAGGTCTCAAACCTGCCCACCTTTGCCGTATTCAAGAATGGCGAACTGGTAGAGAGTGTAAGTACCAGTAAAGAAGATGCGGTTGTAGAACTTATCGAAAAACTGTAG
- the trmB gene encoding tRNA (guanosine(46)-N7)-methyltransferase TrmB — MVRTKLQRFAENSKRHNVIEPGKDIYEKIKGNWHKDFFNNNNPITLELACGRGEYTVGLARVFNGRNYIGVDIKGDRIWKGSGIALDEGLDNVAFLRTQILLIERFFEKGEVDEIWITFPDPRPKDRDEKRRLTHPRFLDIYRSILKPGGTLHLKTDNTGLFEYTLEVLQQQEAISDLVYTRDLYKSDMLADHHGIRTRYEKKFHEKGEDIKYLKLSLLDKTE, encoded by the coding sequence ATTGTGAGAACGAAACTGCAGCGTTTTGCTGAAAACAGCAAGCGCCATAATGTTATTGAGCCCGGAAAAGATATTTATGAAAAGATCAAGGGCAATTGGCACAAAGACTTTTTTAATAACAATAACCCCATCACCCTGGAGCTCGCCTGTGGGCGGGGAGAGTACACCGTAGGTCTGGCCCGCGTTTTCAACGGACGCAATTATATCGGTGTGGACATTAAGGGCGACCGGATATGGAAAGGCAGCGGCATAGCGCTCGACGAGGGCCTAGACAATGTCGCCTTCCTTCGCACACAAATACTCCTTATCGAGAGGTTTTTTGAAAAGGGAGAGGTGGATGAAATATGGATTACCTTTCCGGACCCCCGTCCCAAAGACCGTGATGAGAAACGCAGGCTTACCCACCCCCGTTTTCTGGATATATACAGAAGCATTCTGAAGCCGGGTGGTACCCTTCATCTCAAAACGGACAATACCGGCCTCTTCGAATACACCCTGGAAGTCCTGCAACAGCAAGAAGCGATTAGCGACCTGGTTTACACCCGAGATCTGTATAAAAGTGATATGCTGGCTGACCACCATGGCATTCGCACTCGCTACGAGAAAAAGTTTCATGAAAAAGGAGAGGACATAAAATACCTCAAACTTAGCCTTCTTGATAAGACAGAATAG
- a CDS encoding tetratricopeptide repeat protein → MTRYFLVCMVSTALFLCSTMHGALAQNPVSQTEEDRYYEMGLDLLDKDQFGAARQAFEKYIQNADNRLKKAEAQYYIAYTSIVLGHNDGEVLLERFLDEYPDHPRVITAYYDLGNYYYKNNEFVKAAEALSKTDVDALPRDKRYEARFMLGYASFARRDFDTALQQFDRLKTQDGAYKSAASYYAGYIHYRNGNYDKALADLTRAGQDPAYQTVVPYMIANVYYSQRRYDELIAYTEPMLQSQNLKNRSDILLLTAEAYFMKEQYEKASTYFDEYRSGISGRPADNVLYRMAFTQYATGQNDKAIKNFEVVALKDDSLGQYASYYLGDLYLEQGNKEYAVTAFQKAHAAAHDARISQEALFQEAKVLLDLARYSTAIDRLQAYTSRYPQGRHRTEAAELLGEAYLYTNNYDQAIAYLESLDLNSPRLRKAYQKVTYLKASELFNAGKFANAVAMWDKSANYPEDKNLLGRARFWQGEAFSIGRKYPEAINAYGAVFRNADPNTEAFLRSRYGIGYAYYNTKQYDRAMPHFRQFVAEADPGSPYYADALMRLGDTYYIAKQYGQAQDAYNRSLKSGSQEGGYVLYQQGVVYGLQGKADQAVATLSRAVEEYPNSPYADDAMFEKARIQFEESNYSAAVNGFSTLISRFPQSEYVPFALLRRGLSNNNLGNTQRTEEDYKRILESYTSHEVAQSALLGLQEVLNRQSRGGEADRYVAMYKKANPGDQALETIEFEAARTTYFSKNYDQAINSLKEYLRSYPSSPYTAEAKFYLAESYYQTGRPGEAIKYYQQVSRTSGTFANRSLRRIADIGSAEGQYAEAIPALRSLANNARNIKEKYTAWSGLVRAYYSVQKYDSVSYYARLIIDKGNVDANAQNLGYLYLGKAAMAQNKYDQATDHFLNTMNTAVDAYSAEAQYRLAEIQYRQNKYEQSIQTLYDLSERFGAYEEWIGKAFLLIADNFLALDNIFQAKATLNSIVENSPDQNVVKQAKAKLTLIEEKEETIRQQQNQTDTTGGYEVIEN, encoded by the coding sequence GCCGCCAGGCAGGCATTCGAAAAATACATTCAAAACGCCGATAACCGGCTTAAAAAAGCAGAAGCCCAGTACTATATTGCCTACACCAGTATCGTCCTTGGGCACAATGATGGTGAAGTTCTGCTGGAGCGTTTTCTGGACGAGTATCCTGACCATCCCCGTGTTATAACAGCCTATTACGATCTGGGTAACTACTATTATAAAAACAATGAATTCGTTAAGGCTGCAGAGGCTTTGTCAAAAACCGATGTAGATGCCCTACCCAGAGATAAGCGATACGAAGCCAGGTTTATGCTGGGCTATGCCAGTTTCGCCCGTCGCGACTTCGATACTGCCTTACAGCAATTTGATCGTCTTAAGACCCAGGATGGGGCATATAAAAGTGCTGCAAGCTACTATGCAGGCTATATTCATTACCGCAACGGAAATTACGATAAAGCACTGGCAGACCTCACCCGGGCCGGACAGGACCCAGCCTACCAGACCGTCGTACCCTACATGATTGCCAATGTCTACTACAGTCAGCGCAGGTATGACGAACTCATTGCCTACACTGAGCCCATGCTGCAGTCACAGAACCTCAAGAACCGTTCGGATATTCTTCTGCTTACAGCAGAGGCATACTTTATGAAAGAGCAGTATGAAAAAGCCTCTACCTATTTTGATGAGTACCGCTCCGGCATAAGTGGCAGACCGGCCGATAATGTCCTTTACAGAATGGCCTTTACTCAGTATGCCACCGGCCAGAATGATAAAGCCATTAAAAACTTTGAAGTAGTTGCCCTCAAAGACGATTCCCTTGGTCAGTATGCAAGCTACTACCTCGGCGACCTATACCTTGAGCAAGGCAATAAAGAGTATGCCGTTACCGCTTTTCAAAAGGCTCATGCCGCTGCTCACGATGCCCGTATCTCCCAGGAGGCCCTCTTTCAGGAAGCTAAGGTCCTGCTTGACCTAGCCCGCTATAGTACAGCTATTGACAGACTGCAAGCCTATACCAGCCGTTACCCTCAGGGCAGACATAGAACAGAGGCGGCAGAATTATTAGGCGAGGCTTATCTTTATACTAATAATTATGATCAGGCCATAGCCTACCTTGAGTCCCTCGATCTTAATTCACCCAGGCTTCGAAAAGCCTATCAGAAAGTAACATACCTCAAAGCCTCCGAGCTTTTTAATGCAGGTAAGTTTGCCAATGCCGTGGCCATGTGGGATAAGTCAGCCAATTACCCGGAAGATAAGAACCTCCTAGGAAGAGCCCGGTTCTGGCAGGGTGAAGCCTTCTCCATAGGACGTAAATACCCCGAGGCCATAAACGCATATGGTGCCGTGTTCCGCAATGCGGATCCGAATACCGAAGCCTTTCTAAGAAGCCGGTACGGCATAGGCTACGCATATTACAATACCAAGCAGTATGACCGCGCCATGCCCCATTTCAGGCAGTTCGTAGCCGAAGCAGACCCTGGAAGTCCCTACTATGCGGATGCACTGATGCGCCTTGGTGATACCTATTATATCGCCAAGCAATATGGACAGGCCCAGGACGCCTACAACAGAAGCCTTAAGTCAGGCAGCCAGGAAGGGGGCTACGTACTCTATCAGCAGGGAGTTGTTTACGGCCTGCAGGGAAAGGCCGATCAGGCCGTAGCCACACTTTCAAGAGCTGTTGAAGAATACCCCAACAGCCCCTATGCGGATGATGCCATGTTCGAGAAAGCACGGATACAGTTTGAGGAAAGCAACTACTCTGCAGCCGTTAATGGCTTCAGCACCCTTATCAGTCGCTTTCCCCAGAGTGAATATGTTCCCTTTGCTTTATTGAGAAGAGGCCTCAGTAATAATAACCTCGGTAACACCCAGCGTACAGAGGAAGATTATAAGCGAATACTGGAAAGCTATACCAGCCATGAGGTAGCACAAAGCGCCCTGCTTGGCTTGCAGGAAGTGCTCAACCGGCAGAGCAGGGGAGGAGAGGCTGACCGCTATGTAGCTATGTATAAGAAGGCTAACCCCGGTGACCAGGCCCTTGAAACCATCGAGTTCGAGGCAGCAAGGACCACCTACTTTTCTAAAAATTACGATCAGGCCATCAACAGCCTCAAAGAGTATCTGCGCTCATATCCTTCCAGCCCCTATACCGCTGAGGCAAAGTTCTACCTGGCCGAATCATATTATCAGACCGGCCGGCCTGGTGAAGCCATCAAATATTACCAGCAGGTTAGCCGTACCAGCGGCACATTTGCAAACCGCAGCTTACGCCGCATAGCCGATATCGGTTCCGCTGAGGGCCAGTATGCAGAGGCCATACCAGCCCTGCGTAGCCTGGCGAATAATGCCCGTAATATAAAAGAAAAATACACGGCATGGTCCGGCCTTGTCAGGGCCTACTATTCTGTACAGAAGTACGATTCCGTCTCCTACTATGCCCGCCTTATCATCGATAAAGGAAATGTGGATGCCAATGCCCAGAACCTCGGATACCTTTACCTTGGTAAGGCAGCAATGGCACAAAATAAGTACGACCAGGCCACTGACCATTTCCTCAATACCATGAATACCGCTGTGGATGCCTACAGTGCAGAGGCACAATACAGGCTGGCGGAGATCCAGTATCGGCAAAACAAATACGAGCAGAGTATCCAGACCCTTTATGACCTCAGTGAGCGCTTTGGTGCCTATGAGGAGTGGATCGGTAAAGCCTTCCTCCTTATTGCCGACAACTTTTTGGCCCTCGATAATATCTTCCAGGCCAAGGCCACCCTCAATTCCATAGTAGAGAACAGCCCTGACCAAAACGTTGTAAAACAGGCCAAAGCCAAACTGACTTTGATAGAGGAAAAGGAAGAAACCATAAGACAGCAGCAAAACCAGACCGACACCACAGGTGGCTATGAGGTCATCGAAAACTAA
- a CDS encoding MotA/TolQ/ExbB proton channel family protein, which translates to MNLLQISTSAVADSTAAGGTQESMSVLDILFKGGFWMIPLILLSIAAVYIFVERLMTLRKASRHPEAFMEKIRTLVVQGDVQGAKMLCNETDTPVAKMIGKGINRIGSPLKTIEVAIENVGRIELYKLEKNLNILATISGAAPMIGFLGTVTGMIQAFIAIAQEEGSVSPKLLSGGIYEAMITTAAGLFVGIIAYLGYNYLVSQVSKVVHKMEYNTIEFIDLLQEPR; encoded by the coding sequence ATGAATTTATTGCAAATCTCTACTTCTGCCGTGGCTGACTCCACCGCGGCAGGAGGTACCCAAGAGTCAATGTCTGTACTCGATATTCTGTTTAAGGGCGGATTCTGGATGATCCCCCTTATACTGCTATCCATCGCAGCCGTTTACATTTTTGTGGAGCGACTTATGACCCTGCGTAAGGCCAGCAGACATCCCGAGGCCTTTATGGAAAAGATCCGTACCCTTGTCGTGCAGGGAGACGTACAGGGAGCAAAAATGCTCTGTAACGAAACCGATACCCCCGTGGCCAAGATGATTGGAAAAGGAATCAACCGCATAGGTAGCCCACTTAAAACCATTGAGGTAGCCATAGAAAATGTCGGACGCATCGAGCTGTATAAGCTTGAGAAGAACCTGAACATTCTGGCTACTATTTCCGGTGCCGCGCCTATGATCGGTTTCCTTGGTACCGTAACCGGTATGATACAGGCATTTATTGCCATTGCACAGGAAGAAGGGTCAGTAAGCCCTAAGCTACTTTCCGGTGGTATTTATGAAGCAATGATCACCACCGCTGCAGGTCTTTTTGTGGGGATTATCGCCTATCTTGGCTACAACTACCTGGTATCACAGGTGTCCAAGGTGGTGCACAAGATGGAGTACAATACCATTGAGTTTATAGACCTATTACAGGAACCAAGGTAA
- a CDS encoding ExbD/TolR family protein, translated as MPLKSKHKVEASFSMSGMTDVIFLLLIFFMLTSSFITPSGLPVNLPTSRNSTIVMQKVTVTITKDLDYLVNDRRVAYSSLETELKQELSGADEGVVVLHVDKSVPTEHLVNVASIAAGLKARVSLATKPN; from the coding sequence ATGCCCTTAAAGTCAAAACATAAGGTCGAAGCATCATTCAGTATGTCAGGTATGACAGACGTCATCTTTCTGCTGCTGATATTTTTTATGCTTACCAGCTCGTTCATCACCCCATCCGGGTTGCCCGTAAATCTGCCTACCAGCCGTAACTCTACGATTGTAATGCAGAAGGTAACAGTCACCATCACGAAAGACCTGGATTACCTCGTGAATGATCGCAGGGTAGCCTATAGCAGCCTGGAAACAGAACTTAAGCAAGAGCTGAGCGGAGCCGATGAAGGAGTCGTTGTTTTGCACGTAGATAAATCCGTTCCTACCGAACACCTCGTAAATGTGGCAAGTATTGCTGCAGGTCTTAAAGCCAGAGTATCATTGGCCACCAAGCCCAATTAA
- a CDS encoding SPOR domain-containing protein, with translation MSTRDHENEEDFDNGREHKHEDDDFGLPEVEYDQVRDEDEYHEQTEDEHYVAATKRPQITRERREEKSSSAAPLIIVLILLLIAVGGGVWWFFLREKTPEPVKEVAEETTTTEPEPVEEDFSSGYEEEETFEEEPAQPAQGQIQSLSSRTGRYYVVVNSFFDGDMAKDYAQKLSNDGINVSIILPSGKNKFHRVAVEDFDSYAAAVDRAEELKATYGNETWAVRY, from the coding sequence ATGAGTACCAGAGATCACGAAAACGAAGAGGATTTCGACAACGGCCGTGAGCACAAACACGAAGACGATGACTTCGGTCTGCCTGAAGTAGAGTACGATCAGGTAAGGGATGAAGATGAGTACCATGAGCAAACGGAAGACGAGCACTACGTGGCCGCTACCAAAAGGCCTCAGATCACCCGTGAACGCAGGGAAGAGAAGAGTAGCTCCGCCGCGCCGCTTATTATAGTCCTTATTCTGCTACTCATTGCAGTAGGAGGGGGGGTATGGTGGTTTTTCCTCAGAGAGAAAACACCCGAACCTGTAAAAGAAGTGGCTGAAGAAACCACTACAACAGAGCCCGAACCTGTCGAAGAAGACTTTAGCAGTGGGTATGAGGAAGAAGAAACTTTTGAAGAAGAGCCCGCCCAGCCTGCACAAGGACAGATACAGAGCCTTTCCAGCCGTACCGGCCGCTATTATGTTGTCGTTAATAGCTTCTTTGACGGGGACATGGCCAAGGATTATGCGCAAAAGCTTTCCAATGATGGCATAAATGTTAGCATAATACTTCCTTCCGGTAAAAATAAATTCCACCGGGTAGCCGTTGAAGACTTTGATTCCTATGCTGCCGCTGTTGATAGGGCAGAGGAACTCAAAGCGACCTACGGAAATGAAACCTGGGCGGTAAGATACTAA
- a CDS encoding folylpolyglutamate synthase/dihydrofolate synthase family protein — MTYEEALDFLYRQLPMFQRIGAAAFKKDLTNTLKLCEALGNPQDTFPTIHIAGTNGKGSTAHSLAAVLQSAGYKTGLYTSPHLKEYTERIRINGKNMPGESVARFVEKYRGLLEEVRPSFFEMSVVMAFEYFARQEVDVAVIEVGMGGRLDSTNVITPRLSVITSIGKDHQQFLGETLPEIAGEKAGIIKPAVPVVAGHNPPEVLEVIREKAARSNAPCHVAADTYHVQPHDETNTQGILFRVFKENKLWEEKLVFSLMGWYQRYNLPAILMSIDLLRNQCQFDRISDNDVKKGLESVQELTGLKGRWQILRTSPFVVCDTGHNHDGIAQVMKQLAHIPRRTLRIVLGTVADKDLNDIFPLFPKEAIYYFCAANVPRALAAEELKQAAASHQLIGKAYASVSEAVKTARDEAAEEDLIFIGGSTFVVAELDEI; from the coding sequence ATGACGTACGAAGAAGCTCTGGATTTTTTATATAGGCAGTTGCCTATGTTTCAGCGCATTGGTGCAGCTGCATTTAAAAAAGATCTCACCAATACCCTCAAACTGTGTGAAGCCCTGGGTAATCCTCAGGATACCTTCCCCACCATTCACATAGCGGGTACCAATGGTAAAGGCAGTACCGCCCATAGCCTTGCGGCGGTTTTACAATCTGCCGGGTATAAGACAGGCCTCTACACCAGCCCCCACCTCAAAGAATACACTGAACGCATCCGGATAAATGGCAAGAATATGCCAGGCGAGTCCGTTGCCCGGTTTGTGGAAAAATACCGCGGTTTACTTGAGGAAGTACGCCCCAGTTTCTTCGAGATGTCAGTCGTGATGGCCTTTGAATATTTTGCCAGGCAGGAAGTAGATGTAGCCGTGATCGAAGTAGGCATGGGGGGCCGCCTGGACAGCACCAATGTCATTACCCCCCGCCTGAGCGTCATCACCTCCATAGGGAAAGACCATCAGCAGTTTTTAGGGGAGACCCTTCCGGAAATAGCAGGAGAGAAAGCCGGCATCATTAAGCCCGCAGTACCTGTCGTTGCCGGCCATAACCCACCGGAAGTTCTTGAGGTCATTCGTGAAAAGGCGGCGCGCTCCAATGCACCATGCCATGTTGCTGCGGACACCTATCATGTACAGCCACATGATGAAACCAACACCCAGGGGATTCTCTTTCGTGTATTTAAAGAAAATAAGCTTTGGGAAGAGAAACTTGTCTTTAGCCTCATGGGTTGGTATCAGCGATACAATTTGCCCGCCATTCTTATGAGCATCGACCTCCTGCGGAACCAATGCCAATTTGATCGTATCAGCGACAATGACGTTAAAAAAGGGCTGGAATCTGTACAGGAACTCACAGGCCTTAAGGGCCGCTGGCAGATCCTCCGAACCAGTCCTTTCGTTGTATGCGATACGGGCCATAACCACGATGGCATTGCGCAGGTCATGAAGCAGCTTGCCCATATTCCGCGCAGAACCCTCCGCATTGTGCTGGGTACAGTAGCGGATAAAGACCTGAATGATATATTCCCCCTTTTTCCCAAAGAAGCAATCTATTACTTTTGTGCCGCGAATGTTCCCCGTGCCTTGGCGGCTGAAGAGCTTAAGCAGGCTGCAGCCAGCCATCAACTCATCGGTAAAGCCTATGCTTCCGTAAGTGAGGCAGTAAAAACAGCCCGTGATGAGGCAGCGGAAGAGGACCTGATATTTATAGGCGGCAGCACCTTTGTGGTGGCCGAACTGGACGAAATCTGA
- the mnmA gene encoding tRNA 2-thiouridine(34) synthase MnmA has protein sequence MSKKGRVLVAMSGGIDSSLAAVLLHEQGYEVVGMTMKTWDYASAGGSKKETGCCSLDSINDARNIAVSLGFPHFILDIRDEFGDYVIDHFTNEYLNGRTPNPCVLCNTHIKWDALLRRADKLDCDYIATGHYAKINQHENGRYYISKGLDKRKDQSYALWGISQESLSRTIFPLSGLTKDEIREMATDRGFMELVTKSESYEICFVPDNDYRGFLKRRVPELETQVAGGEFILEDGTVVGEHEGYPFYTVGQRKGLGIALGYPVYVTEIQKDHNRVVLGTFDELSRNGMYVHNLNMMKYPELGERLETHTKVRYNDSGAPAVIEQAGDTMKVYFGNGVSAIAPGQAAVFYEGDDVIGGGWISKSFNHNGR, from the coding sequence ATGAGTAAAAAAGGAAGAGTATTAGTAGCCATGAGCGGCGGTATTGACAGTTCCCTCGCCGCCGTATTGTTACATGAACAAGGCTATGAGGTCGTCGGTATGACGATGAAAACATGGGACTACGCCTCAGCAGGAGGTAGCAAAAAAGAAACAGGCTGCTGTAGCCTGGATTCAATCAACGATGCACGAAATATTGCCGTAAGCCTTGGCTTTCCTCATTTCATTCTTGATATACGGGATGAGTTCGGCGATTACGTGATCGATCACTTTACCAATGAATACCTTAATGGCCGCACACCAAACCCCTGTGTGCTCTGTAATACCCACATCAAGTGGGATGCCCTGCTACGTCGTGCCGATAAGCTGGACTGTGACTACATTGCAACAGGACACTATGCCAAGATCAATCAGCATGAGAACGGGCGTTATTACATCTCCAAGGGGCTTGATAAACGCAAAGACCAGTCCTACGCCCTATGGGGCATCAGTCAGGAGAGCCTTAGCCGGACCATTTTTCCCCTGAGCGGCCTTACAAAGGATGAGATACGGGAAATGGCCACAGACCGCGGCTTCATGGAATTGGTTACCAAGTCCGAATCATACGAAATATGCTTTGTGCCCGATAATGACTACCGTGGTTTCCTTAAGCGGCGCGTGCCCGAATTGGAAACGCAAGTCGCCGGTGGCGAATTCATTCTGGAAGACGGCACCGTAGTTGGTGAGCATGAAGGGTACCCCTTTTATACCGTGGGCCAGCGCAAAGGCTTAGGCATCGCCCTCGGCTATCCCGTCTATGTAACTGAGATTCAAAAAGACCATAACCGGGTTGTATTGGGTACTTTTGACGAGCTCAGTCGGAATGGCATGTACGTTCATAACCTGAACATGATGAAATACCCCGAACTCGGGGAGCGCCTCGAAACCCACACCAAGGTAAGATACAATGATTCCGGCGCTCCCGCCGTTATCGAGCAGGCCGGCGACACCATGAAGGTCTATTTTGGTAATGGTGTATCCGCCATTGCCCCGGGCCAGGCGGCCGTCTTTTATGAAGGCGATGACGTCATTGGGGGCGGCTGGATATCCAAAAGCTTTAATCATAATGGTCGCTAA
- a CDS encoding TonB-dependent receptor codes for MKKLAITGLLVLCTGITFAQKQGNESWEEENLELEDTKVVIEKEKELELPLANRPFNKIPPQPVSQEGVEDLQYEVQRIPFQGKILEPRVRVLKIKEESPVEPYRNHVKGGLGNYATAYFEGFFNSKRHPDYQLGARVRHLSSGRGPVDRNNSATASSGVGLEGKFFTREAVFDGTAAYSRDRHYFYGYDPALEIEDRDSIRQVFNFYEVSAGIGRNQPDSRFTYNGRVGFSMLDNQYDARENSFNFNLHTAYEINDEVDAMLDSDLWLSDKEDVGDISRYLFRLSPVVKFKVQDALFVHAGFKAVYENDTIENADQLHLFPNLQATYYLTPDFIAYAGIGGDVEKRTLRSLTNENPWVKQGLPVFHTINTFDLSAGVRGKLLNRVGFHTGFSLGAYKNPGFFVNSEEDSTRFDLVYETDNMTRFNYFGEVTYSAGETFRTTLRGDYYAYSVDNLGEAWHRPTYRFNWLGRYNLFEKIIFQADLNLLGGINTLNLANETREELDPIADLSFRTEYIFSDQATAFIRLNNIIGGEYERYRNYPVRGFQVMLGASYSF; via the coding sequence ATGAAGAAATTAGCCATAACCGGGTTGCTGGTCTTGTGCACCGGCATCACTTTTGCCCAAAAACAAGGTAATGAAAGCTGGGAGGAAGAAAACCTCGAGCTGGAAGACACCAAAGTGGTGATTGAAAAAGAGAAAGAGCTTGAGCTACCCCTGGCAAACAGGCCCTTTAATAAAATCCCCCCCCAGCCTGTAAGTCAGGAGGGCGTGGAAGACCTTCAGTATGAAGTCCAGCGCATCCCCTTCCAGGGCAAGATTCTCGAGCCCCGCGTAAGGGTACTAAAGATAAAAGAAGAAAGCCCCGTGGAGCCTTACCGCAACCACGTTAAGGGCGGGCTTGGTAATTACGCCACAGCTTATTTTGAAGGCTTCTTTAACAGCAAGCGCCACCCGGATTATCAGTTAGGAGCCCGTGTAAGGCACCTCTCCAGCGGCAGAGGACCTGTAGACCGGAACAATAGCGCCACCGCCTCTTCAGGCGTAGGGCTGGAAGGGAAGTTTTTTACCCGTGAGGCTGTTTTTGATGGTACCGCTGCTTACTCACGCGACCGCCACTACTTTTACGGGTATGATCCTGCCCTCGAGATTGAAGACCGCGACAGCATCAGGCAGGTGTTTAATTTCTATGAAGTATCAGCCGGAATCGGCAGAAATCAGCCCGACAGTCGCTTTACCTATAATGGCCGTGTAGGCTTCTCCATGCTCGATAACCAGTATGATGCACGCGAGAACTCCTTCAACTTCAACCTGCACACCGCATATGAGATAAATGACGAAGTGGATGCCATGCTCGATAGCGACCTCTGGCTCAGCGATAAAGAAGATGTAGGGGATATAAGCCGGTACCTTTTTCGGTTAAGCCCCGTCGTAAAGTTCAAAGTACAGGACGCCCTCTTCGTTCATGCCGGTTTCAAAGCTGTATATGAAAACGATACCATCGAAAATGCCGATCAGCTACACCTGTTTCCAAACCTGCAGGCCACATACTATCTCACCCCCGATTTCATAGCCTATGCAGGCATTGGCGGAGATGTGGAAAAACGAACCCTGCGTAGCCTCACCAATGAAAACCCATGGGTAAAGCAAGGCCTTCCTGTGTTTCACACCATCAATACCTTTGACCTCAGTGCAGGGGTAAGAGGCAAGCTCCTTAACAGGGTGGGTTTTCATACCGGCTTTTCACTCGGAGCCTATAAAAATCCCGGCTTCTTCGTAAATTCAGAAGAGGACTCCACGCGCTTCGACCTCGTATATGAAACCGATAATATGACGCGGTTCAATTACTTTGGTGAAGTGACCTACAGTGCTGGTGAAACCTTCCGTACCACCCTGCGCGGTGATTATTATGCCTACAGCGTAGATAACCTTGGCGAGGCCTGGCACAGACCAACCTACCGGTTTAACTGGCTTGGCCGGTATAACCTCTTTGAGAAAATCATATTCCAGGCAGACCTTAATCTGCTTGGTGGCATCAACACCCTTAACCTTGCGAATGAAACACGGGAGGAGCTTGACCCTATTGCCGATCTTTCGTTTCGTACCGAGTATATTTTTTCAGATCAGGCCACAGCCTTTATCCGACTCAATAACATCATAGGCGGTGAGTATGAGCGCTATCGTAACTACCCCGTAAGAGGTTTTCAGGTTATGCTCGGTGCCTCATATTCCTTCTGA